A part of Methanothermobacter sp. genomic DNA contains:
- a CDS encoding GTPBP1 family GTP-binding protein — protein sequence MIEDIRSFTSAGERRNIEFKKALSPRYHLKMDRKKSLISQMKYRMERGDGRAVYLLGVEDSGEPVGLPDEELKESVEVLRKLSQEIDAVVEEVNLHEGTHGKVAEVIISRKQKTEREHLLIGVAGHVDHGKSTLLGTLTTGTPDDGSGKTRIFLDVQKHEIERGLSADLSFAIYGFRDGRVIRLKNPLDRKEKSGLMDKADRVISFVDTVGHEPWLRTTIRGIVGQNLDYGLLTVAADEGPTHITREHLGIMIAMELPVIVVLTKTDIATSEKRRAVREKISELLKLVGRIPFHVTGRDSAREIAGKMNQHIVPIIETSSVTGEGLEVLDELFLNLQVKRDVNGDEKPFLMYIDKVYTIRGVGTVVSGTIQQGLVRKGDTLLLGPMNTGKFREVTVKSIEMHHYRIGCAEPGHIVGISISGASADEIERGMILAHPDYEPEAVREFEAEVAILVHPTTIKAGYESVTHIETIAETTILEPLDAEFMSAGDRGRVRMRFKYKPHHVREGQKIIFREGRSKGIGSVTRILK from the coding sequence ATGATAGAGGATATCCGATCATTCACATCGGCCGGTGAGAGGAGGAACATAGAATTCAAGAAGGCACTCTCACCAAGGTATCATCTGAAGATGGACCGGAAGAAGAGCCTGATCTCCCAGATGAAGTACCGTATGGAAAGGGGTGATGGAAGGGCAGTATACCTCCTTGGTGTGGAGGACAGCGGTGAACCGGTTGGCCTCCCTGATGAGGAACTAAAAGAGTCAGTTGAGGTCCTCAGAAAACTGAGTCAGGAGATAGATGCCGTTGTGGAGGAGGTTAACCTCCATGAGGGAACCCACGGTAAGGTGGCCGAGGTGATAATCTCAAGAAAACAGAAAACAGAAAGGGAACACCTCCTCATAGGTGTCGCCGGCCACGTTGACCATGGAAAGAGCACACTCCTCGGTACACTAACAACAGGAACCCCAGATGATGGAAGCGGTAAGACAAGGATATTCCTTGATGTCCAGAAACACGAGATAGAAAGGGGCCTGTCAGCGGATCTATCCTTCGCCATATATGGATTCAGGGATGGAAGGGTCATAAGACTCAAAAATCCACTGGACCGGAAGGAGAAATCAGGACTCATGGACAAGGCCGACAGGGTAATATCCTTCGTTGATACCGTTGGACATGAACCATGGCTGAGGACAACAATAAGGGGGATTGTGGGGCAGAACCTGGACTATGGCCTCCTGACCGTTGCCGCGGATGAGGGTCCAACGCATATAACAAGGGAGCACCTTGGTATAATGATTGCAATGGAGCTTCCTGTGATCGTTGTGCTCACAAAGACCGATATAGCCACTTCTGAGAAGAGAAGGGCTGTGCGGGAGAAGATATCTGAACTCCTCAAACTGGTTGGGAGGATACCCTTCCATGTGACCGGAAGGGACTCTGCACGGGAAATAGCCGGCAAGATGAACCAGCACATAGTACCCATAATAGAGACATCCTCTGTCACAGGGGAGGGCCTTGAAGTCCTGGATGAGCTCTTCCTCAACCTGCAGGTTAAGCGTGACGTCAATGGGGATGAGAAGCCGTTTCTCATGTACATAGACAAGGTATACACCATTAGGGGTGTTGGAACCGTTGTCAGTGGAACCATCCAGCAGGGCCTTGTCAGGAAGGGTGATACGCTGCTCCTGGGCCCCATGAACACCGGAAAATTCAGGGAGGTCACCGTTAAATCCATCGAGATGCACCACTACCGTATAGGCTGTGCAGAGCCCGGGCATATAGTTGGAATATCCATCTCAGGGGCATCCGCCGATGAAATAGAGAGGGGTATGATACTGGCCCACCCCGACTATGAACCAGAGGCAGTCAGGGAATTTGAGGCCGAGGTGGCCATACTGGTGCATCCCACAACCATAAAGGCGGGCTATGAGAGCGTAACCCACATTGAAACAATAGCAGAGACCACCATACTGGAACCCCTTGATGCAGAGTTCATGTCAGCCGGTGACAGGGGCAGGGTGAGGATGAGGTTCAAGTACAAGCCCCACCATGTGAGGGAGGGTCAGAAGATAATCTTCCGTGAGGGAAGAAGCAAGGGTATTGGCTCAGTTACCAGGATCCTGAAATAA
- a CDS encoding TIGR00269 family protein codes for MDVQEFNRRIMTRIRGLMESHKLVERGEHVAVALSGGKDSVLTLHALADLRDELDFELTAITVDEGIKGYRGEGVLAGRENARIRGVELIEKSFRDEFNFELDDVLEEFRSPCIPCGVFRRWILNRTAREIGASKIATGHNMDDEVQSFMMSLARGDVRKFSKFGPKLQRIHPAMVPRIKPLWSTPEEDVRLWAELNDVKFHSAPCPYSSRSMRAGIRDFLNRIESESSGIKERIMKSLTVTFQPLVEDEGIGECSVCGEPASGVKCKACEFLEIIEEADH; via the coding sequence ATGGATGTTCAGGAATTCAACCGGAGAATCATGACCAGAATAAGGGGTCTCATGGAATCACATAAACTGGTAGAGAGGGGAGAACACGTTGCAGTGGCACTTTCAGGCGGTAAGGACAGTGTGCTGACACTCCATGCGCTCGCAGATTTAAGGGATGAACTGGATTTTGAACTCACAGCCATCACGGTTGATGAGGGTATAAAGGGCTACAGGGGGGAGGGGGTTCTTGCAGGTAGGGAAAACGCCCGTATAAGGGGAGTTGAACTCATAGAGAAGTCATTTAGAGATGAATTCAACTTTGAACTTGACGATGTTCTGGAAGAGTTCAGAAGCCCCTGCATACCCTGCGGTGTCTTCAGGAGGTGGATACTCAACAGGACAGCCAGGGAAATAGGGGCATCAAAGATTGCAACGGGCCATAACATGGATGACGAGGTTCAGTCATTCATGATGAGCCTTGCAAGGGGGGATGTGAGGAAGTTCTCCAAGTTTGGCCCGAAACTTCAGAGGATACACCCTGCGATGGTACCGAGGATAAAACCCCTCTGGAGCACACCCGAGGAGGATGTCAGGCTCTGGGCTGAACTCAATGATGTGAAATTCCACAGTGCGCCCTGTCCATACTCCAGCAGATCAATGAGGGCTGGGATAAGGGATTTCCTTAACAGGATAGAATCGGAAAGTTCAGGTATAAAGGAGAGAATCATGAAATCATTAACGGTCACATTCCAGCCTCTGGTGGAGGATGAGGGGATCGGAGAGTGTTCAGTCTGCGGAGAACCAGCATCAGGGGTTAAATGTAAGGCCTGTGAGTTCCTTGAAATTATAGAAGAAGCGGATCATTAG
- a CDS encoding MTH1187 family thiamine-binding protein, translating into MITAELTIIPLGTGSTSLSGYVAAAVSALERMNVRYEISGMGTLVEAGDLDELLEAVKAAHEAVLEAGSERVYTTIKIDDRRDTDRGLSDKVESVKKKLQ; encoded by the coding sequence ATGATAACCGCAGAGCTCACCATAATACCTCTCGGTACAGGCAGCACCTCACTCAGCGGTTACGTGGCCGCTGCAGTCAGTGCCCTCGAGAGGATGAACGTGAGGTATGAGATCTCAGGTATGGGGACTCTTGTTGAGGCCGGTGACCTGGATGAACTCCTTGAGGCTGTTAAGGCGGCCCATGAGGCAGTCCTGGAGGCAGGCTCAGAGAGAGTCTACACAACCATCAAAATCGATGATAGAAGGGACACCGACAGGGGCCTCAGTGACAAGGTTGAATCTGTAAAGAAAAAGCTCCAGTAA